From Streptomyces sp. HUAS MG91, the proteins below share one genomic window:
- a CDS encoding nuclear transport factor 2 family protein: MEAFRKAVEANDHAAIEALLADDVVFTSPVVFKPYPGKAITAAILRGVTRVFEDFHYVREIHDAGGRDHALVFAARVGDRELTGCDFLHVNDAGLIDEFTVMVRPLSGANALQAAMAAQFDRIAQEAAQES, encoded by the coding sequence ATGGAGGCGTTCCGCAAGGCCGTGGAGGCGAACGACCACGCGGCGATCGAGGCGCTGCTCGCCGACGACGTCGTGTTCACCAGCCCGGTGGTCTTCAAGCCGTACCCGGGCAAGGCGATCACCGCGGCGATCCTGCGCGGGGTGACCCGGGTCTTCGAGGACTTCCACTACGTACGGGAGATCCACGACGCGGGCGGCCGCGACCACGCGCTGGTCTTCGCGGCGCGGGTCGGCGACCGGGAGCTGACCGGCTGCGACTTCCTGCACGTGAACGACGCGGGGCTGATCGACGAGTTCACCGTCATGGTGCGGCCGTTGTCGGGGGCGAACGCGCTGCAGGCGGCGATGGCGGCGCAGTTCGACCGGATCGCGCAGGAGGCCGCTCAGGAGTCCTGA
- a CDS encoding methyltransferase, translating into MTTPWSDLALTRHPEDPRDPLRAWDAADAYLLRHLAEQGVDLSGSVVVVGDRWGALGTALAGAGGGAPTLISDSYLGREATRANLERNALSGPTLLTTQDAPPSRADVLLVRVPKSLALLEDQLHRLRPAVHADTVVVGTGMVKEIHTSTLQLFERIIGPTRTSLAEKKARLIFSTPDPSLAPGPNPWPHQYGLPDGIGPLAGRTVVNHAGVFCAEHLDIGTRFFLEHLPRATGARRIVDLGCGNGVVGTTAALTHPGAEVLFTDESYQAVASAGATYRANVEDGTARFRTADGLEGVPDGSVDLVLNNPPFHSHQATTDATAWRMFAQARAALAPGGELWVVGNRHLGYHVKLRRLFGKSELVAGGPKFVILKAVKQASRARARRQ; encoded by the coding sequence CTGACCACCCCCTGGTCCGACCTGGCCCTCACCCGCCACCCCGAGGACCCGCGCGACCCGCTGCGTGCCTGGGACGCGGCCGACGCCTATCTGCTGAGGCACCTCGCCGAGCAGGGCGTCGATCTGTCCGGGTCCGTCGTGGTCGTCGGAGACCGCTGGGGCGCCCTGGGCACGGCACTCGCGGGGGCGGGCGGCGGCGCGCCGACACTGATCTCGGACTCCTACCTCGGCCGCGAGGCCACGCGGGCGAACCTGGAGCGCAACGCCCTCTCGGGACCGACGCTGCTGACGACGCAGGACGCCCCGCCGAGCCGGGCCGACGTGCTGCTCGTGCGGGTTCCGAAGAGCCTGGCGCTTCTGGAGGACCAGTTGCACCGGCTGCGGCCCGCCGTCCACGCGGACACGGTGGTCGTCGGCACCGGCATGGTCAAGGAGATCCACACCTCGACGCTCCAGCTGTTCGAACGGATCATCGGCCCGACCCGCACCTCGCTGGCCGAGAAGAAGGCGCGGCTGATCTTCAGCACGCCCGACCCGTCCCTGGCCCCGGGCCCGAACCCCTGGCCCCACCAGTACGGGCTGCCCGACGGCATCGGGCCGCTGGCGGGCCGCACGGTCGTCAACCACGCCGGAGTGTTCTGCGCCGAGCACCTCGACATCGGCACCCGCTTCTTCCTCGAACACCTGCCGCGGGCCACGGGCGCCCGTCGGATCGTCGACCTCGGCTGCGGGAACGGGGTGGTGGGGACGACGGCCGCGCTCACCCACCCCGGCGCCGAGGTGCTGTTCACCGACGAGTCGTACCAGGCGGTGGCGTCGGCCGGGGCCACGTACCGGGCGAACGTCGAGGACGGCACGGCGCGGTTCCGGACCGCCGACGGTCTGGAGGGGGTCCCGGACGGCAGCGTCGACCTCGTCCTGAACAACCCGCCCTTCCACTCGCACCAGGCGACGACCGACGCGACGGCCTGGCGGATGTTCGCGCAGGCCCGGGCCGCGCTGGCGCCCGGCGGTGAGCTGTGGGTGGTCGGCAACCGGCATCTGGGCTATCACGTCAAGCTGCGCCGGCTGTTCGGGAAAAGTGAACTCGTCGCCGGTGGACCGAAGTTCGTGATCCTCAAGGCCGTGAAGCAGGCGTCACGCGCGCGGGCCCGCCGGCAGTGA
- a CDS encoding winged helix-turn-helix domain-containing protein — MPADDTPETFHVTTDEQLRAVSNLTRHRIMAVLRFEPATITQIAARVGLAKGSSSYHVRLLERAGLVKVVRTRKVRGVTERYYAMAARSIVLPDPGEGGPDVLMRHAVADLEASPADGERHVGMAHLRLTDEQFAELGARLEALAVEYRGLSDPSLPDTSLVFALFHPASPEQTGGDTE; from the coding sequence ATGCCAGCAGACGACACTCCCGAGACGTTCCACGTCACCACCGACGAACAGTTGCGCGCCGTCTCCAACCTCACGCGCCACCGGATCATGGCCGTGCTCCGCTTCGAGCCCGCGACGATCACGCAGATCGCCGCGCGGGTGGGCCTCGCGAAGGGCAGTTCCAGCTATCACGTACGGCTGCTCGAACGGGCCGGCCTGGTCAAGGTGGTGCGGACGCGGAAGGTCCGGGGCGTCACCGAGCGGTACTACGCCATGGCCGCGCGGTCGATCGTGCTGCCGGATCCGGGCGAAGGAGGCCCGGATGTGCTGATGCGGCACGCGGTGGCCGACCTGGAGGCGTCGCCTGCGGACGGAGAGCGGCACGTGGGGATGGCGCATCTGCGGCTCACCGACGAGCAGTTCGCGGAGCTGGGGGCGCGGCTGGAGGCACTGGCGGTCGAGTACCGCGGGCTGTCCGATCCGTCGCTGCCGGACACGTCGCTGGTCTTCGCGCTGTTCCACCCCGCATCGCCCGAGCAGACCGGAGGGGACACCGAATGA
- a CDS encoding SRPBCC family protein, translating into MARNRRLILSPPAEVWRLLSDGHRYGEWVTGNQQVLGVDPDWPAVGTALRFRVGIGPLTTDDVSIVRICEPEHRLELEAKADPFGAARVAMKLIPWGEHTLFVLDWHPLRGPGTRMHGLPVDYLVKVRNGMMLTKLARIAVAERAATAHRP; encoded by the coding sequence GTGGCCCGCAACCGCCGACTCATCCTGAGCCCGCCCGCCGAGGTGTGGCGGCTGCTGTCCGACGGCCATCGCTACGGGGAGTGGGTGACCGGGAACCAGCAGGTGCTCGGGGTGGACCCCGATTGGCCCGCCGTGGGCACCGCGCTGCGGTTCCGGGTCGGCATCGGCCCGCTGACCACGGACGACGTCAGCATCGTCCGGATCTGCGAGCCGGAGCACCGGCTGGAGCTGGAGGCGAAGGCGGACCCGTTCGGCGCCGCCCGTGTCGCCATGAAGCTGATCCCGTGGGGCGAGCACACGCTGTTCGTCCTCGACTGGCATCCCCTGCGGGGACCGGGCACCCGGATGCACGGCCTGCCCGTGGACTACCTGGTCAAGGTGCGCAACGGCATGATGCTCACCAAGCTGGCGAGGATCGCGGTGGCCGAACGGGCGGCCACCGCGCACAGGCCCTAG
- a CDS encoding AIM24 family protein, which yields MKGDLFASEFVVQAAVAPGMSVQNAKSIRYVIDGEMMARQGAMIAYRGNLQFERKGQGVGGMLKRAVTGEGLALMKVKGRGEAWFAQEAQNVFVVDLEPGDVFTVNGRNVLCFDPTLSYDIKTVKGAGISGGGLFNSVFSGHGRLGLVCEGNPLVLPVSPQQPVYVDTDAVVGWTAALRTSLHRSQSIGSMIRGGSGEAVQLMLEGEGFVVVRPTEATPQKPQQH from the coding sequence ATGAAGGGTGATCTTTTCGCGAGTGAGTTCGTCGTGCAGGCCGCGGTGGCGCCGGGCATGTCCGTTCAGAACGCCAAGTCGATCCGGTATGTCATCGACGGCGAGATGATGGCGCGACAGGGGGCGATGATCGCCTACCGGGGGAATCTGCAGTTCGAGCGCAAGGGCCAGGGCGTCGGCGGCATGCTGAAGCGTGCCGTCACCGGTGAGGGCCTCGCGCTGATGAAGGTGAAGGGGCGCGGCGAGGCCTGGTTCGCGCAGGAGGCGCAGAACGTGTTCGTGGTGGACCTCGAACCCGGCGACGTGTTCACGGTCAACGGCCGCAACGTGCTCTGCTTCGACCCCACGCTGTCCTACGACATCAAGACGGTGAAGGGCGCCGGCATCAGCGGCGGCGGCCTGTTCAACAGCGTGTTCTCGGGTCATGGCCGGCTGGGCCTGGTCTGCGAGGGCAATCCGCTGGTCCTGCCGGTGTCGCCGCAGCAGCCGGTGTACGTCGACACGGACGCGGTGGTCGGCTGGACCGCGGCTCTGCGGACGTCGCTGCACCGTTCGCAGTCCATCGGGTCGATGATCCGGGGCGGGTCCGGGGAGGCGGTCCAGCTCATGCTGGAGGGCGAGGGGTTCGTGGTGGTGCGGCCGACCGAGGCGACCCCGCAGAAGCCGCAGCAGCACTAG
- a CDS encoding NAD(P)/FAD-dependent oxidoreductase, with protein sequence MTHATDTTNDHAYDVVVLGAGPVGENVADRVRAGGLSAAIVESELVGGECSYWACMPSKALLRPVIARADARRVPGLRQAVQGPLDTAAVLAHRDDFTSHWKDDGQVGWIESIGADLYRGHGRLDGPRRVTVTAEDGTVTVLTARHAVAVCTGTRAALPELPGLPEVKPWTSREATSADHAPGRLIVVGGGVVATEMATAWQALGSQVTLLVRGGGVLDRMEPFAGELVVDALREAGAEVRTGVSVTAVERTDGTVSATLTDGTVLQADEILFATGRAPRTDDIGLDTVGLAPGSWLTVDDSLRVEGSDWLYAVGDANHRALLTHQGKYQARIAGAAIAARAAGVPLLETDRWGAHAATADHAAVPQVVFTDPEAASAGLTLAEAEAAGHRVRAVDYDLANVAGAGLYADGYTGRARMIVDLDREVLLGVTFIGPGVGELIHSATVAIAGEVPIERLWHAVPAYPTVSEVWLRLLETYRG encoded by the coding sequence ATGACACATGCCACGGATACCACGAACGACCACGCGTACGACGTTGTAGTGCTGGGGGCGGGGCCGGTCGGGGAGAACGTCGCCGACCGGGTGCGGGCCGGCGGCCTGAGCGCGGCGATCGTGGAGAGCGAGCTGGTCGGCGGCGAATGCTCGTACTGGGCGTGCATGCCCAGCAAGGCGCTGCTGCGCCCGGTGATCGCGCGCGCCGACGCCCGCCGGGTGCCGGGACTGCGCCAGGCCGTTCAGGGCCCCCTCGACACCGCCGCCGTACTCGCCCACCGCGACGACTTCACCTCCCACTGGAAGGACGACGGCCAGGTCGGCTGGATCGAGTCCATCGGTGCCGACCTCTACCGGGGGCACGGCCGCCTCGACGGGCCCCGCCGGGTCACGGTGACCGCCGAGGACGGCACGGTGACCGTGCTCACCGCCCGGCACGCCGTCGCGGTCTGCACCGGCACCCGCGCCGCCCTGCCCGAGCTGCCGGGCCTGCCGGAGGTCAAGCCCTGGACCAGCCGGGAGGCGACCAGCGCCGACCATGCGCCCGGACGGCTGATCGTCGTCGGCGGCGGGGTCGTCGCCACCGAGATGGCCACGGCCTGGCAGGCGCTCGGATCGCAGGTCACGCTGCTGGTACGCGGCGGTGGCGTGCTGGACCGGATGGAGCCGTTCGCCGGGGAACTGGTCGTCGACGCCCTGCGCGAGGCCGGGGCCGAGGTGCGCACCGGCGTGTCCGTGACCGCGGTCGAACGCACGGACGGCACGGTTTCGGCCACGCTCACCGACGGGACGGTCCTTCAGGCGGACGAGATCCTGTTCGCGACGGGGCGCGCCCCGCGCACCGACGACATCGGCCTGGACACGGTCGGGCTGGCCCCCGGCTCCTGGCTGACCGTGGACGACAGCCTCCGCGTCGAGGGCAGCGACTGGCTGTACGCGGTCGGCGACGCCAATCACCGGGCGCTCCTCACCCACCAGGGCAAGTACCAGGCCCGGATCGCGGGCGCCGCCATCGCCGCCCGCGCGGCCGGCGTGCCGCTCCTGGAGACCGACCGCTGGGGCGCCCACGCCGCCACCGCCGACCACGCCGCCGTCCCGCAGGTCGTCTTCACCGACCCCGAGGCGGCGAGCGCGGGCCTGACCCTCGCCGAGGCCGAGGCGGCGGGCCACCGCGTCCGGGCCGTCGACTACGACCTGGCCAACGTGGCCGGAGCGGGCCTCTACGCCGACGGGTACACCGGCCGTGCCCGCATGATCGTCGACCTGGACCGCGAGGTGCTGCTCGGCGTCACGTTCATCGGCCCCGGCGTCGGCGAACTCATCCACTCGGCGACCGTCGCGATCGCCGGCGAGGTGCCGATCGAACGGCTGTGGCACGCGGTGCCGGCGTACCCGACCGTGAGCGAGGTGTGGCTGCGGCTGCTGGAGACGTATCGCGGCTAG
- a CDS encoding helix-turn-helix domain-containing protein — protein sequence MNATGAAGAPGFGGAWAVFPQRLAAELRKENRTLAAEIIHEIRRQIPEFSRPLSGQFGAAIQNGVETALAEFVDRVEEGGGELDAERLPVYRALGRGELSEGRSLDALQAAYRLGGRVAWRRYVRVARRLSLATDAVAQLAETAFTHIDEIAAASVAAYARAQADAAGTLGRRRHRLLTLLVASDLSPGPPPRTTRAEPVSDDVLRQAARDAEWPLPKTVAAVALSPGRPGPGPRAVGTPGSLPGGSSHGLRLPSLVLADLDGPAPCLLVPDPAELFADPRLRQVLHDRAGAAGPAVPLRQAADSLRWARSLHAHAAAGERADADGRLTDLLLLADPPLVRLMAARRLAPLEALTPKQRDRLAHTLLAHLQTPHGSAPELAERLAIHPQTARQRLHHLQRLFGTQLADPDARFELEAALRAGLA from the coding sequence ATGAACGCTACCGGTGCGGCCGGTGCGCCGGGCTTCGGAGGCGCGTGGGCGGTCTTTCCGCAGCGGCTCGCGGCGGAACTCCGCAAGGAGAACCGCACTCTGGCCGCCGAGATCATTCATGAAATCCGCCGTCAGATCCCGGAATTCTCCCGCCCGTTGTCGGGACAGTTCGGCGCCGCCATCCAGAACGGGGTGGAAACCGCTCTCGCGGAATTCGTCGACCGGGTGGAGGAGGGCGGCGGGGAACTCGACGCGGAGCGGCTGCCGGTCTACCGGGCCCTGGGCCGCGGCGAGTTGTCCGAGGGCCGCAGCCTCGACGCGCTCCAGGCCGCGTACCGGCTCGGCGGCCGGGTCGCGTGGCGCCGCTATGTGCGCGTCGCACGTCGCCTCTCGCTCGCCACGGACGCGGTGGCGCAGCTCGCGGAGACCGCCTTCACGCACATCGACGAGATCGCGGCCGCGTCCGTCGCCGCGTACGCCCGCGCCCAGGCCGACGCGGCCGGCACGCTCGGCCGCCGCCGGCACCGACTGCTCACCCTGCTGGTCGCGTCCGACCTCTCCCCCGGTCCCCCTCCGCGCACGACACGGGCGGAACCCGTGTCCGACGACGTGCTGCGGCAGGCGGCGCGGGACGCGGAGTGGCCGCTGCCGAAGACGGTGGCGGCGGTCGCCCTGAGCCCGGGCCGTCCGGGTCCGGGTCCGCGCGCGGTGGGAACGCCCGGCTCGCTCCCCGGTGGGTCGTCGCACGGGCTGCGGCTGCCCTCCCTGGTGCTCGCCGATCTCGACGGGCCCGCGCCGTGTCTGCTCGTGCCCGATCCGGCGGAGCTGTTCGCCGACCCCCGGCTGCGGCAGGTGCTGCACGACCGGGCCGGTGCCGCGGGACCGGCCGTGCCGCTGCGGCAGGCCGCCGACTCGCTGCGCTGGGCCCGATCGCTGCACGCCCACGCCGCGGCGGGCGAGAGGGCCGACGCCGACGGGCGGCTCACGGATCTGCTGCTGCTCGCCGATCCCCCGCTGGTCCGGCTCATGGCGGCCCGGCGGCTCGCCCCGCTGGAGGCGCTCACCCCGAAGCAGCGCGACCGGCTCGCGCACACCCTGCTCGCCCATCTTCAGACGCCGCACGGCAGCGCCCCGGAGCTCGCCGAGCGCCTCGCGATCCATCCGCAGACCGCCCGGCAGCGGCTGCATCACCTCCAGCGCCTGTTCGGCACCCAGCTCGCCGATCCGGACGCCCGCTTCGAGCTGGAGGCGGCGCTGCGGGCGGGCCTCGCCTGA
- a CDS encoding N-formylglutamate amidohydrolase, whose product MDTTDGSAGSTDDDGPAHRLLPGAPESPVILHVPHGSRTIPPDVRSGIVLDDAALERELDLITDAHTQEIAAVAARAAPVTPWRFVNERSRLVVDPERFPDEREEMRAVGMGAVYTRTTHRTPLRPEPAPDEAALLARYFEPYARAMTRAVADRLAATGRAVVVDVHSYPSRVLPYELHGTGPRPPVCLGTDPFHTPDALLAHARAAFAPLGECGLNTPFAGTYVPLDHYGTDRRVTAVMLELRRDLYVDEPVTPHRGLHAVAAALTDLIRKVTGDPV is encoded by the coding sequence ATGGACACCACGGACGGATCCGCCGGATCGACGGACGACGACGGCCCCGCGCACCGGCTCCTGCCCGGCGCCCCGGAATCGCCGGTGATCCTCCATGTGCCGCACGGATCCCGCACGATCCCGCCGGACGTGCGCTCCGGGATCGTCCTCGACGACGCGGCCCTGGAGCGCGAACTGGACCTGATCACCGACGCGCACACCCAGGAGATCGCCGCCGTCGCCGCCCGGGCCGCGCCCGTGACGCCCTGGCGCTTCGTCAACGAACGATCCCGGCTGGTCGTCGACCCCGAACGGTTCCCCGACGAGCGCGAGGAGATGCGCGCGGTCGGCATGGGCGCCGTCTACACCCGCACCACCCACCGCACGCCGCTGCGTCCCGAACCCGCCCCGGACGAAGCCGCCCTCCTCGCCCGCTACTTCGAGCCGTACGCGCGGGCGATGACCCGGGCGGTCGCGGACCGGCTCGCCGCGACCGGCCGCGCGGTCGTCGTCGACGTGCACTCCTATCCGAGCCGCGTCCTGCCCTACGAACTCCACGGCACCGGCCCCCGGCCGCCGGTCTGCCTCGGCACCGACCCCTTCCACACACCGGACGCGCTCCTCGCCCACGCGCGCGCGGCGTTCGCACCGCTCGGCGAGTGTGGCCTGAACACGCCGTTCGCGGGCACGTACGTACCGTTGGACCACTACGGCACCGACCGGCGGGTCACCGCCGTGATGCTGGAACTGCGGCGCGATCTGTACGTGGACGAACCCGTCACCCCGCACCGGGGGCTCCACGCGGTGGCGGCAGCCCTGACCGACCTGATCCGGAAGGTGACCGGTGACCCTGTCTGA
- a CDS encoding tetratricopeptide repeat protein, whose translation MFFDAKEYATAARILDGLVAEVPEQVAPRLLLARSYYHSAQLRRAEAELRTIVERDPVEHYARLMLGRTLERQGRDTEAAPHLRMAAALAGDFPED comes from the coding sequence ATGTTCTTCGACGCCAAGGAGTACGCGACCGCCGCCCGGATCCTGGACGGTCTCGTCGCGGAGGTCCCGGAGCAGGTCGCCCCGCGTCTGCTGCTGGCCCGCTCCTACTACCACTCGGCGCAACTGCGGCGCGCCGAGGCCGAGCTGCGCACCATCGTGGAGCGCGACCCGGTGGAGCACTACGCCCGGCTGATGCTCGGCCGCACCCTGGAGCGGCAGGGCCGGGACACCGAGGCGGCCCCGCACCTGCGGATGGCGGCGGCGCTCGCCGGGGACTTCCCGGAGGACTGA
- a CDS encoding alpha/beta fold hydrolase: MRHTIFGAVAASALGISGLLAFGAPNASAADGARPVEYNFTSGFLKGFLQAGQAPDGANDWACRPSAEHPQPVVLIHGTLENMNDNWRGAAPLLANNGYCVFAFNYGTDSDTGAVQGTGPMKDSAAKLGTFVDKVRAATGAAEVDLVGHSQGGGPMPRYYLKNDPGAAGKVGKLIGITPSNHGTTLSGITQLGSALHLLEPANDLLTKTSPALVEQEVGSDFNKQLDAGGDTVPGVDYTVIASKYDEVVTPYTNSYLTAVPGATVRNIRVQDGCALDLTDHLEAAYDPIALTYVLNALDPAHPRPVKCRTVLPLTGPVGPVG; this comes from the coding sequence ATGAGACACACGATTTTCGGCGCGGTCGCCGCGAGCGCCCTCGGGATTTCTGGGCTCCTCGCTTTCGGTGCTCCGAACGCCTCGGCGGCCGACGGCGCCCGGCCGGTCGAGTACAACTTCACCAGCGGATTCCTGAAGGGATTCCTGCAGGCGGGCCAGGCCCCCGACGGAGCCAACGACTGGGCGTGCAGGCCGAGCGCCGAGCACCCGCAACCGGTCGTCCTCATCCACGGCACGCTGGAGAACATGAACGACAACTGGCGCGGCGCGGCGCCCCTGTTGGCCAACAACGGGTACTGCGTCTTCGCCTTCAACTACGGCACCGACAGCGACACAGGTGCCGTCCAGGGCACCGGGCCCATGAAAGACAGCGCGGCGAAGCTGGGCACCTTCGTCGACAAGGTGCGGGCTGCCACGGGTGCCGCCGAGGTCGACCTGGTCGGGCACTCGCAGGGCGGCGGCCCGATGCCGCGCTACTACCTGAAGAACGACCCGGGCGCCGCGGGCAAGGTCGGCAAGCTCATCGGCATCACCCCGTCCAACCACGGCACCACCCTGAGCGGCATCACCCAGCTCGGCAGCGCCCTGCATCTGCTGGAGCCGGCCAACGACCTGCTCACCAAGACCAGTCCGGCGCTCGTCGAGCAGGAGGTCGGCTCGGACTTCAACAAGCAGCTCGACGCGGGCGGTGACACCGTGCCCGGCGTCGACTACACGGTCATCGCCAGCAAGTACGACGAGGTCGTCACGCCCTACACCAACAGCTATCTGACGGCGGTCCCGGGCGCGACGGTCCGCAACATCCGCGTCCAGGACGGCTGCGCGCTCGACCTCACCGATCACCTTGAAGCCGCGTACGACCCGATCGCCCTCACGTACGTCCTGAACGCGCTCGACCCGGCGCATCCGCGACCGGTGAAGTGCCGGACCGTGCTCCCGCTCACCGGTCCCGTGGGCCCGGTCGGCTAG
- a CDS encoding flavoprotein, with translation MSEPPEKRPFLYVVVCAAGAADGIGKLIGPAREAGWDVGVIATPTAADGFFDVAAVREQTGRPVRAASRRPGTPRPFPPADAVVVAPATFNTLNKWAAGIADTLAVATLCEACGAGVPVAAAPCVGEQLAAHPAYRDSLRRLRTMGVRFTEGPFGWEAATDLLTGLRARAAAQDS, from the coding sequence CTGTCTGAACCGCCCGAGAAGCGGCCCTTCCTCTACGTCGTCGTGTGCGCGGCCGGTGCCGCCGACGGCATCGGCAAGCTGATCGGCCCGGCGCGGGAGGCCGGCTGGGACGTCGGCGTGATCGCGACCCCGACGGCCGCCGACGGGTTCTTCGACGTCGCGGCGGTGCGGGAGCAGACGGGCCGACCCGTCCGCGCGGCGTCCCGCAGGCCGGGCACCCCGCGCCCGTTCCCGCCCGCCGACGCCGTGGTGGTCGCCCCCGCCACCTTCAACACCCTCAACAAATGGGCCGCGGGCATCGCCGACACCCTCGCCGTGGCCACGCTCTGCGAGGCCTGCGGCGCGGGCGTGCCGGTCGCCGCCGCCCCCTGCGTCGGCGAGCAACTGGCCGCGCACCCGGCCTACCGGGACAGCCTGCGCCGACTGCGGACGATGGGCGTCCGGTTCACGGAGGGCCCGTTCGGCTGGGAGGCGGCGACGGATCTGCTGACCGGGCTGCGGGCGCGCGCGGCGGCTCAGGACTCCTGA
- a CDS encoding MFS transporter, with protein sequence MLLARLRVPDVPAPAAHAHSSWSQLRDGLRYLAGRRSLGRLVAVIGLGEMCFSGPVGAALVLPTDERGWQPGTLSLLLGAFSVAGAAAGLALTLVRRVPAPRTLLAASLTATGALVAALGLARPGPGAAVALCALLGAASGVPMVLGHALLQQWTEPAYTGRVTSVTALCTLGLSPLLLPLAGLVAAARGAGVFLAGCGAVCLLAAALALSLPAGPRA encoded by the coding sequence GTGCTGCTCGCCCGACTGCGGGTGCCCGACGTACCGGCGCCGGCCGCGCACGCGCACTCCTCCTGGTCCCAACTCCGGGACGGGCTGCGTTACTTGGCGGGGCGTCGCTCTCTCGGGCGGCTCGTCGCCGTCATCGGGCTCGGCGAGATGTGCTTCAGCGGCCCCGTCGGCGCCGCGCTGGTCCTGCCCACCGACGAACGCGGCTGGCAGCCCGGCACCCTGTCGCTGCTGCTCGGCGCGTTCAGCGTGGCGGGCGCCGCGGCGGGCCTCGCGCTCACCCTCGTACGCCGTGTGCCCGCGCCGCGCACCCTGCTCGCCGCGAGCCTGACCGCCACCGGTGCGCTCGTCGCCGCCCTCGGGCTCGCCCGGCCGGGGCCCGGCGCCGCCGTCGCCCTGTGCGCGCTGCTCGGCGCCGCGAGCGGAGTCCCCATGGTCCTCGGCCACGCCCTGCTCCAGCAGTGGACCGAACCCGCCTACACCGGCCGGGTCACCTCGGTCACCGCGCTGTGCACCCTCGGGCTGAGTCCGCTGCTGCTGCCCCTCGCCGGGCTGGTCGCGGCGGCCCGGGGCGCCGGGGTGTTCCTCGCCGGATGCGGCGCGGTCTGCCTGCTGGCCGCCGCGCTCGCCCTGTCACTGCCGGCGGGCCCGCGCGCGTGA
- a CDS encoding MFS transporter — protein sequence MTSNTRRLPTGFGRLWTAQTVSSLGDGVSHAALPLIALTLTRDPMALAVVTAAGTLPWVLFGVLGGALVDRWDRRRTMWITDAARAVLLATPAAAAALDVLSIPLLAAVAFLLGLGGLFFDTAATAYLPDLLGRDPVLLERANSRLRGAQTAASGFAGPPAGSALLALGRAVPLLVDAVSFALSALLVRSLPAAHRPVPQARESLLRQARAGASYVFRDRLLLGLALRPAVGNIAFLAVETVLALFAHDRLGIGSLGFGLLLTAEAAGGLLGAGIASFLGRRLGTGAALTCTAAVEGLAVLGLAASPNPYAAGLALAVCGAGMGATMVLAPSLRQTIVPAHLMGRVASTSRMLAMCAAPFGAFLGGWLATAYDVRTPLFAAAGLLLTMTAVTATMTSNRRVEAALRGAAPADGPTRPESGERVAERAAESL from the coding sequence ATGACCTCGAACACACGAAGACTGCCGACCGGGTTCGGACGGCTGTGGACCGCGCAGACCGTGTCCTCGCTCGGCGACGGGGTGTCGCACGCCGCGCTGCCGCTGATCGCGCTGACGCTGACCCGGGATCCGATGGCGCTCGCCGTCGTCACCGCCGCCGGAACGCTGCCGTGGGTGCTCTTCGGAGTGCTCGGCGGCGCGCTCGTGGACCGCTGGGACCGCCGGCGCACGATGTGGATCACGGACGCGGCGCGTGCCGTGCTGCTCGCGACACCGGCGGCAGCGGCCGCGCTCGACGTGCTGAGCATCCCGCTGCTCGCCGCCGTCGCCTTCCTGCTCGGTCTCGGCGGACTCTTCTTCGACACGGCCGCCACGGCCTATCTGCCGGACCTGCTCGGCCGCGACCCCGTGCTCCTGGAGCGCGCCAACTCCCGTCTGCGCGGCGCCCAGACCGCCGCCTCCGGATTCGCCGGGCCGCCCGCGGGCAGTGCCCTGCTCGCGCTCGGGCGAGCGGTCCCGCTGCTCGTCGACGCGGTGTCGTTCGCGCTCTCCGCACTGCTCGTACGGTCGCTGCCCGCCGCGCACCGGCCCGTACCGCAGGCCCGCGAGTCGCTGCTGCGGCAGGCACGGGCCGGCGCCTCCTACGTGTTCCGGGACCGGCTGCTGCTCGGGCTAGCGCTGCGTCCGGCGGTCGGGAACATCGCCTTCCTCGCCGTGGAGACCGTCCTCGCCCTCTTCGCGCACGACCGTCTCGGCATCGGCAGCCTCGGCTTCGGTCTGCTCCTCACCGCGGAGGCCGCCGGCGGTCTGCTCGGCGCGGGCATCGCCTCCTTCCTCGGCCGCCGCCTCGGCACCGGCGCCGCGCTCACCTGCACGGCCGCCGTCGAGGGACTCGCCGTCCTCGGGCTCGCGGCCTCCCCGAACCCGTACGCCGCCGGTCTCGCGCTCGCCGTGTGCGGGGCGGGCATGGGCGCCACGATGGTGCTCGCGCCCTCCCTCCGGCAGACGATCGTTCCCGCCCACCTGATGGGCCGGGTCGCCTCGACCTCCCGCATGCTCGCCATGTGCGCCGCCCCGTTCGGCGCCTTCCTCGGCGGCTGGCTGGCCACCGCGTACGACGTGCGCACCCCGCTCTTCGCCGCCGCCGGACTCCTCCTCACGATGACCGCCGTCACGGCCACCATGACCAGCAACCGCCGGGTCGAGGCGGCGCTGCGCGGCGCCGCACCGGCCGACGGCCCGACCCGCCCGGAATCCGGGGAGCGGGTTGCGGAGCGCGCGGCCGAATCCCTGTGA